The SAR324 cluster bacterium genome window below encodes:
- the corA gene encoding magnesium/cobalt transporter CorA, giving the protein MKLPSLVLTNYDATFFEEKPLKELGFSLSLEQGVSWLDLCSFHDNRIIPQIQHLFEMHPLLLKNILNIHEPPRIEEFSNCLLIILKNIFYDVPYRKVRRGQIAFILGDHFVITLQEYDFGIFDSVRKNLRNTHNKIRKMGADYLVYTLIDAVVENYFKNMEQIEQQIELLQEAIMNAPEPQQLQQIYYLRREIMAIHNFLLPMREAIRFLQKGQLDFVEESNLIYFRDLYEQTAQLVDMVVTYRDTLSASRNAFHSATSTRLNHVMKVLTIISGIFMPPTLITTIYGMNFDHMPELGMKWGYPLCMLAIMVIALFTLFYLKRKDLL; this is encoded by the coding sequence ATGAAACTCCCAAGCCTTGTGCTCACCAATTACGATGCGACTTTTTTTGAAGAGAAACCACTCAAGGAACTGGGTTTTTCCCTGAGCCTTGAACAGGGGGTTTCCTGGCTGGATCTGTGTTCCTTTCATGACAACCGCATTATTCCGCAAATCCAGCATCTGTTTGAAATGCACCCTCTGCTACTGAAAAACATTCTGAACATCCATGAACCTCCACGCATCGAAGAATTCTCCAATTGCCTGTTGATCATCCTGAAAAATATTTTTTATGACGTTCCATATCGAAAAGTTCGCCGGGGTCAAATCGCGTTCATCCTGGGGGATCATTTTGTCATTACGTTGCAGGAATATGACTTTGGGATTTTTGACAGTGTCCGGAAAAATCTGAGAAACACCCATAATAAAATCAGAAAAATGGGCGCGGATTATCTCGTCTATACCCTGATTGACGCTGTCGTAGAAAATTATTTCAAAAATATGGAACAGATTGAACAGCAGATTGAGTTGTTGCAGGAAGCCATCATGAATGCGCCGGAACCCCAGCAATTGCAGCAAATCTATTATTTACGCAGGGAAATCATGGCTATTCATAACTTTTTGCTTCCAATGAGAGAAGCCATCCGGTTTTTGCAAAAAGGGCAACTGGATTTTGTAGAAGAAAGCAATCTGATTTATTTTCGGGATTTGTATGAACAGACAGCTCAACTGGTGGATATGGTGGTCACGTATCGGGACACGCTTTCCGCTTCTCGCAACGCGTTTCATTCCGCGACCAGCACCCGGCTCAATCATGTCATGAAGGTTCTCACCATCATTTCAGGAATTTTCATGCCGCCCACGCTGATCACCACAATTTACGGGATGAATTTTGACCATATGCCGGAACTGGGCATGAAATGGGGCTACCCCTTGTGCATGCTGGCGATTATGGTTATCGCGCTCTTCACCTTATTCTATCTCAAACGCAAGGATTTGCTGTGA
- the corA gene encoding magnesium/cobalt transporter CorA, with the protein MDQSQKNTESTPQGSLLMTVMSFNANVFHERELYEADLSNMDLWYLPISQESGGQSMTWIHVHQTHNSQFMEQFGRVFEIHPMLMEDITSDDQRPKTELYEETLLVILKEINYDDQTHEIQTPQISFILGADFLVSFPQVSGITFNPIIERLRKNTGKVRKMGIDYLLYALIDAVVDYYFVVLGRIYGKVNRIEETVLSSPSAEVLEEIHNLRQEIIWLRGIILPSIDAMRALQKRDTLLIRESTLIYFRDIYDHMSQAMEMFVSIRDILTDMVDTYISSMNYKMNEVMKTLTMLSTIFIPLTFIASVYGMNFEHMPELHWNLGYPLVILVMVWLMLLMLGYFKRKKWF; encoded by the coding sequence ATGGATCAAAGTCAGAAAAACACAGAAAGCACTCCACAGGGTTCACTGCTGATGACCGTCATGAGTTTTAACGCAAACGTGTTTCATGAGCGTGAATTGTATGAAGCAGATTTATCCAACATGGATTTATGGTATTTGCCGATTTCCCAGGAATCGGGTGGGCAATCCATGACCTGGATTCATGTGCATCAAACACACAATAGTCAGTTCATGGAACAGTTTGGCCGTGTGTTCGAGATCCATCCGATGTTGATGGAAGATATCACCAGTGACGATCAGCGTCCCAAAACAGAACTGTATGAAGAAACACTGCTGGTGATTCTGAAAGAAATCAATTACGACGACCAGACCCATGAAATCCAGACACCTCAAATCAGTTTTATCCTGGGCGCAGATTTTCTGGTCTCATTTCCGCAAGTCAGTGGCATCACTTTCAATCCCATCATCGAACGGCTTAGAAAAAATACCGGGAAAGTTCGAAAAATGGGGATAGATTATTTGTTGTACGCGCTGATTGATGCCGTGGTGGATTATTACTTTGTGGTGCTGGGACGGATCTATGGGAAAGTGAACAGGATAGAGGAAACCGTGCTATCGTCGCCGTCGGCGGAAGTTCTTGAAGAAATTCACAATCTCCGACAAGAAATCATCTGGCTGCGGGGAATAATCCTGCCATCGATTGATGCCATGCGAGCCTTGCAGAAGCGTGACACGCTACTCATCAGGGAATCCACGTTGATTTATTTTCGGGATATCTATGACCATATGAGTCAGGCTATGGAAATGTTTGTTTCCATACGCGATATTTTGACCGACATGGTGGATACCTACATATCCAGCATGAATTATAAAATGAATGAAGTCATGAAAACCCTGACCATGCTTTCCACCATTTTTATTCCCTTAACATTCATTGCCAGCGTGTACGGAATGAATTTTGAGCACATGCCTGAACTTCACTGGAATCTGGGATATCCGCTGGTGATTCTTGTCATGGTCTGGCTGATGCTGCTCATGCTGGGCTATTTTAAACGTAAAAAATGGTTTTGA
- a CDS encoding pentapeptide repeat-containing protein: MTIMELIHSHQEWLSSDGHSGKQFNAFNLRRYAIELHSADLRGCDLRYANLSGLHCSHINFKDADLYHADLSNAQLYDCCFDHAKMEKVDLSDSNLFGSTFQDTFLSSATLTGSEFWNTSFLNADLQNAMCDKTQWVNAGLTNANLAGTNFSHAQLYGVDFRGAYLIWTNFNCALLESCFIQKNDIKQKYLFCLTYEKLMQLCLHQQRHSGVISKRSFMVVE; encoded by the coding sequence ATGACGATCATGGAATTGATTCATTCACATCAAGAGTGGCTGAGTAGTGATGGCCATTCAGGAAAACAATTCAATGCATTTAATCTCAGAAGATATGCTATTGAATTGCATAGCGCTGATTTGCGTGGCTGTGACTTACGCTATGCCAATCTATCGGGATTGCATTGCAGTCATATCAATTTTAAGGATGCGGATCTATACCATGCCGATCTAAGCAATGCTCAATTGTATGATTGTTGTTTCGATCATGCCAAAATGGAAAAAGTTGATTTAAGTGATTCCAATTTGTTTGGCAGTACCTTTCAGGATACATTTCTCAGTTCCGCGACACTGACAGGCTCGGAGTTTTGGAATACCTCATTCCTGAATGCTGATTTGCAAAACGCGATGTGCGACAAAACCCAATGGGTTAACGCCGGGTTAACAAATGCCAATCTGGCTGGCACCAATTTCAGTCATGCTCAGTTGTATGGAGTGGATTTTCGTGGTGCGTATCTGATCTGGACCAATTTTAACTGTGCCCTGCTGGAGTCGTGTTTCATTCAAAAAAACGATATCAAACAGAAATACTTATTTTGCCTTACCTATGAAAAACTGATGCAGTTATGTTTGCATCAGCAACGTCATTCCGGGGTTATCAGTAAACGATCATTCATGGTTGTTGAGTGA
- a CDS encoding phosphate ABC transporter substrate-binding protein → MARYILTGMIAMCLAGQVAFAQVKLDSNLKNYKKTTGVSGNLNSVGSDTLNNLMTFWAEGFRKAYPNVNIQIEGKGSTTAPPALIEGTAQLGPMSRSMKSQEEEAFENKYGFKPTRIGVALDSLAVFVNKDNPVKALSLVQVDGIFSQNRKGGSAEITIWGQLGLSGQWGNMPISLYGRNSASGTYGYFKETALFKGDYKNSVKEQPGSASVVMGVTEDMGGVGYSGIGYKTSGVKAVPLSKKDGETAYEPSYENVLNGKYPLSRMLYVYVSKAPNQPIDPLVGEFLRFVLSKQGQEIVVKDGYLPLTGKVIEKQLDLLK, encoded by the coding sequence ATGGCACGATATATCCTGACAGGGATGATTGCTATGTGTCTTGCCGGGCAAGTAGCATTCGCCCAGGTGAAACTGGACAGCAATCTGAAAAATTATAAAAAAACAACAGGCGTTTCAGGAAATCTGAACAGTGTGGGTTCTGATACCCTGAATAACCTTATGACGTTCTGGGCAGAAGGATTTCGCAAGGCCTATCCGAATGTCAACATCCAGATCGAAGGCAAAGGTTCCACCACAGCGCCACCGGCTCTGATCGAAGGAACCGCCCAGTTGGGACCAATGTCCCGAAGCATGAAATCCCAGGAAGAGGAAGCTTTTGAAAATAAATATGGCTTCAAACCCACCCGGATTGGTGTGGCGCTGGATTCTCTGGCGGTTTTTGTCAACAAGGATAATCCGGTCAAAGCACTCTCACTGGTACAGGTGGACGGAATTTTCTCCCAGAACCGCAAAGGTGGATCTGCGGAAATTACCATCTGGGGCCAATTAGGTCTGAGCGGACAATGGGGAAATATGCCTATCAGTCTGTATGGCCGTAATTCAGCTTCTGGAACCTATGGTTATTTCAAGGAAACTGCTTTGTTCAAAGGCGATTACAAAAACAGTGTGAAAGAACAGCCGGGATCCGCTTCCGTGGTCATGGGCGTCACTGAAGACATGGGTGGCGTTGGCTATTCCGGAATCGGCTATAAAACCTCCGGTGTCAAAGCAGTCCCTCTCTCAAAAAAAGATGGGGAAACCGCCTATGAACCATCCTATGAAAATGTGTTGAATGGCAAATATCCATTGTCACGGATGCTGTATGTTTATGTGTCCAAAGCACCCAACCAACCCATTGATCCCCTGGTTGGCGAATTCCTCAGATTTGTCCTTTCCAAACAGGGACAGGAAATTGTGGTGAAAGATGGTTATCTCCCCTTGACCGGAAAAGTGATCGAAAAACAACTCGATCTTCTTAAATAA
- a CDS encoding ABC transporter permease subunit, translating into MGASVFDKAKRTDKIARIIITWGGIFVIVCVIGILVLIAKVAIPLFLPPTADNIARFQLPEKTKALAVGMDEYLETGFVLSSDGHWRFFSLTDGNTLDEVTSQPALENATLISVAQHEGLKYTLVWSDGRTTLEEVSFRPVFSGSDRSIQHKLKTIKSFSAPEQPSPFVFIRYSEHSDEKVTTAVRLNEDGLLQVNQSVTRENMFGDEETEDANATLPTELPGKIIAATLDGQGKKLYAGTSNGYLLRWNLETIGEPRFVEKTLAFEDGRAITALGMIFGGNSLAVGDEKGGLTTWFPALVEGSSNIRKMQKIHDLESQESAIVSIVPSRRDKSLTVLEQNGTLHAHHMTSERHLLQLRGDTPLKIVNDSSRGNGLIGLDEKNQVYVWAVDNPHPDVSWKLLFQEIWYESYPEPAYVWQSSSASDDFEPKYSLIPLVFGSFKGTVYAMLFAIPLALLGAIYTSQFAQDSFRNVIKPAVEITAAMPSVIIGFLCALWLAPIIESYVVSVFLVMMVLPFVFAGFVGLWHRIRHLDFAKHVEQGYEFLMILPVLIVSVALALWLQPLVETAFFGGDFKLWLFQEMGLRYDQRNNIIISFGLGFMVIPIIFTIADDALSNVPYNLKAASLALGASRWQTVWRVVLPSASSGIFAAIIIGFGRAIGETMVVLMATGNTPIMDWSLFNGMRTLSANIAVEIPEAPADGTLYRILFLSAVLLFLITFVLNTLAELIRHRLRKRYGQM; encoded by the coding sequence GTGGGCGCATCCGTCTTTGATAAAGCCAAACGAACAGATAAAATCGCCCGTATCATCATCACCTGGGGTGGTATTTTTGTGATCGTGTGTGTGATCGGAATTCTGGTTCTGATCGCGAAAGTCGCGATTCCGCTGTTTTTACCGCCGACCGCTGACAATATCGCCCGGTTTCAGCTTCCGGAAAAAACCAAGGCTCTGGCTGTCGGGATGGATGAATATCTGGAAACAGGATTTGTGCTGTCAAGCGATGGGCATTGGCGTTTTTTCTCTCTGACTGACGGAAACACCCTGGATGAAGTGACGTCCCAACCTGCTCTTGAAAATGCGACACTGATTTCCGTGGCGCAACACGAAGGCCTGAAATATACGCTGGTCTGGAGCGATGGACGCACCACCCTGGAAGAAGTCTCGTTCAGACCTGTTTTCTCCGGAAGCGATCGCAGCATCCAGCACAAGTTAAAAACCATAAAATCCTTTTCTGCCCCTGAACAACCTTCCCCATTTGTTTTTATACGCTATTCCGAGCATTCTGATGAAAAAGTGACCACAGCAGTCCGTCTGAATGAGGACGGACTGCTTCAGGTCAATCAATCCGTAACCCGTGAAAATATGTTTGGCGATGAAGAAACTGAAGATGCGAACGCAACGCTTCCAACAGAACTTCCCGGAAAAATCATTGCGGCCACGCTGGATGGTCAAGGTAAAAAATTATATGCGGGCACAAGCAATGGTTATCTGTTGCGCTGGAATCTGGAAACCATCGGAGAACCCCGCTTTGTGGAAAAAACCCTGGCATTTGAGGATGGCCGGGCCATCACGGCACTGGGGATGATTTTTGGTGGCAACTCACTGGCTGTCGGCGATGAAAAAGGCGGACTTACCACATGGTTTCCAGCATTGGTGGAAGGCAGTAGCAACATTCGGAAAATGCAGAAAATTCATGATCTGGAAAGTCAGGAGTCCGCCATTGTCAGCATTGTGCCTTCCCGGCGTGACAAATCCCTGACAGTCCTGGAACAAAATGGCACCCTGCACGCGCATCACATGACGAGTGAGCGGCATCTGCTTCAACTTCGAGGCGATACGCCACTCAAAATTGTGAACGACTCGTCTCGTGGCAACGGATTGATTGGCCTGGACGAAAAAAATCAGGTTTATGTCTGGGCTGTGGATAACCCTCATCCGGATGTGAGCTGGAAACTCCTGTTTCAGGAAATCTGGTATGAAAGTTATCCCGAGCCGGCCTATGTCTGGCAATCTTCTTCGGCCAGTGATGATTTTGAACCGAAATACAGTCTGATCCCCCTGGTATTCGGTAGCTTCAAGGGAACCGTCTATGCCATGCTGTTTGCGATTCCCCTGGCGTTGTTGGGGGCCATTTATACCAGTCAGTTTGCGCAGGATTCTTTCAGGAATGTGATCAAACCCGCGGTGGAGATCACCGCCGCCATGCCATCGGTGATCATTGGTTTTCTCTGTGCCTTGTGGTTGGCGCCGATCATTGAGTCGTATGTGGTCAGTGTGTTTCTGGTCATGATGGTGCTTCCCTTTGTCTTTGCTGGCTTTGTGGGGTTGTGGCACAGAATTCGACATCTTGATTTTGCCAAGCATGTGGAACAGGGCTATGAATTTTTGATGATCCTTCCCGTGCTGATTGTTTCAGTTGCCCTTGCGCTCTGGCTGCAACCCCTGGTGGAAACCGCGTTTTTCGGCGGTGATTTCAAACTCTGGCTGTTTCAGGAAATGGGCCTGCGTTATGACCAGCGCAACAACATCATTATTTCCTTCGGTCTGGGGTTTATGGTCATTCCCATCATTTTTACCATTGCGGATGATGCCTTGTCCAATGTGCCGTATAATCTGAAAGCCGCGTCGCTGGCCTTGGGCGCAAGCCGCTGGCAAACGGTCTGGCGTGTGGTGCTCCCCTCCGCGAGTTCAGGGATTTTCGCGGCGATTATCATTGGTTTTGGCCGGGCTATTGGTGAGACCATGGTGGTGCTGATGGCCACTGGCAATACCCCGATCATGGACTGGAGTCTGTTCAACGGCATGCGAACCCTGTCTGCGAATATCGCGGTGGAGATTCCGGAAGCACCCGCGGATGGCACCTTGTATCGCATTCTGTTCCTGTCCGCGGTGTTGTTGTTTCTGATCACGTTTGTCCTGAATACATTAGCGGAACTTATTCGCCATCGCTTACGTAAACGCTACGGCCAAATGTAA
- the pstA gene encoding phosphate ABC transporter permease PstA, producing MSNSDSKKPYWSIGEPMVWITGLALSITLLSAIILLLVVMRNGLGVFWPSEVLDFQQKDGSRAIGVLMQTEDHPHTGKQRFQLYTGNRDIYGLDFRWVDAADIRETSVPEKLIVLERMEYGNYLGFLKNVESPASHALESQELTQKFEEILDYAHERKKDIEAIEDQITEVNYAMENILRHELKLKYKKVPGDDPEFQEIKDQKAQLQKKFQDLMVQQNQKIQELSVFTAEFEDASGKTNQIPVMNIVRFFYPNQMSVPQKVGFYIGKIHELLFDEPREANTEGGLLPAIFGTVIMVLLMSMFSFPLGVITAVYLREYAKEGFVVRLVRIAVNNLAGIPSIVYGVFGLGFFVYGIGSTIDQLFFPEVLPTPTFGTGGILWASLTLSLLTVPVVIVATEEALGSIPSGIREGSLALGATRFQTLMRVVLPMSSPGIMTGFILAMARAAGEVAPLMITGVVKLAPSLPIDGRFPFVHLERKFMHLGFHIYDVGFQSPNVEAAKPMVFVTTFLLVLIVLGMSSVAIYMRNKMKKRYTIKSF from the coding sequence ATGTCAAATTCTGATAGCAAAAAACCATACTGGTCCATTGGTGAACCGATGGTCTGGATTACCGGCCTTGCACTGAGTATCACCTTACTGTCCGCAATCATTCTGCTATTGGTTGTGATGCGAAATGGATTGGGCGTGTTCTGGCCTTCCGAAGTGCTGGACTTCCAGCAAAAAGATGGCTCACGAGCCATCGGTGTTCTGATGCAGACAGAGGATCATCCCCACACTGGAAAACAACGATTTCAGCTTTATACTGGCAATCGGGACATCTATGGACTGGATTTTCGCTGGGTGGATGCCGCGGATATCCGGGAAACCTCAGTTCCGGAAAAGCTGATTGTGCTGGAACGCATGGAATATGGAAATTATCTGGGTTTTCTGAAAAATGTGGAATCTCCTGCGTCTCATGCCCTGGAATCACAGGAGTTGACTCAGAAATTTGAAGAAATCCTGGATTACGCTCATGAACGGAAAAAAGACATTGAAGCAATTGAAGACCAGATCACCGAGGTGAATTATGCGATGGAAAATATCCTGCGTCATGAATTGAAACTCAAATATAAGAAAGTTCCCGGAGATGATCCCGAATTTCAGGAAATCAAGGACCAAAAAGCTCAGTTGCAGAAAAAATTCCAGGACCTGATGGTCCAACAGAATCAGAAAATCCAGGAACTCTCGGTATTCACCGCTGAGTTTGAAGACGCGTCCGGCAAGACAAACCAAATCCCGGTCATGAATATTGTCCGGTTTTTTTATCCCAATCAAATGTCTGTTCCGCAAAAAGTCGGATTCTATATTGGAAAAATCCATGAACTGCTGTTTGATGAACCCCGGGAAGCGAACACTGAAGGCGGACTCCTGCCGGCGATTTTCGGCACAGTGATCATGGTGCTCCTCATGAGCATGTTTTCCTTTCCGCTGGGCGTGATCACCGCCGTGTATCTGCGAGAATACGCCAAAGAGGGCTTTGTCGTCAGGCTGGTACGCATCGCGGTGAATAATCTTGCGGGAATTCCCTCCATTGTCTATGGCGTTTTTGGACTGGGCTTTTTTGTGTACGGTATTGGTAGCACCATTGATCAACTGTTTTTTCCTGAAGTTTTACCGACCCCAACCTTTGGAACCGGTGGTATTCTGTGGGCCAGTCTAACCCTTTCCCTGCTCACAGTGCCGGTTGTGATTGTGGCAACCGAAGAAGCCTTGGGCTCGATTCCTTCTGGAATCCGTGAAGGTTCACTGGCATTGGGCGCTACCAGATTTCAAACCCTGATGCGGGTCGTATTGCCCATGTCTTCACCCGGCATCATGACCGGATTCATTCTGGCCATGGCTCGTGCCGCCGGTGAAGTGGCTCCTCTGATGATCACCGGAGTGGTTAAATTGGCACCATCACTGCCGATTGATGGAAGGTTTCCCTTTGTGCACCTTGAACGTAAATTCATGCATCTTGGATTTCATATTTATGATGTGGGTTTTCAATCCCCCAATGTCGAAGCGGCCAAACCGATGGTGTTTGTCACCACGTTTTTACTGGTGTTGATTGTTCTGGGGATGAGCAGTGTGGCGATTTATATGCGCAACAAAATGAAAAAACGCTACACCATCAAATCCTTTTGA
- a CDS encoding phosphate ABC transporter ATP-binding protein, which yields MTEKYVINDPILTVRNLDFFYGTSQALFQVEIEIPRHEVTAFIGPSGCGKSTFLRCLNRMNDLVDATRMVGSIKLDGEEINSPVTDVIRLRRKVGMVFQKYNPFPKTIYENVVYGLRIAGINDKKTLDEVVEKSLRRAALWDEVKDRQHTSALGLSGGQMQRLCIARAVAVNPEIILMDEPCSALDPRSTSRIEDLIAELRSDYTIIIVTHNMQQASRVSDHTAFFFEGKMIERGHTEKIFTSPDKKQTEDYITGRFG from the coding sequence ATGACAGAAAAATATGTGATCAATGATCCGATCCTCACAGTCAGGAATCTGGATTTTTTTTATGGAACGTCCCAAGCGTTGTTTCAGGTTGAAATTGAAATACCGCGTCATGAAGTCACTGCATTTATCGGCCCCTCCGGTTGTGGGAAATCTACCTTTTTAAGATGCCTGAACCGGATGAATGACCTGGTGGACGCTACCCGTATGGTGGGCAGTATCAAACTGGATGGGGAAGAAATCAATTCACCTGTTACGGATGTGATCCGCTTGCGCAGAAAAGTGGGCATGGTGTTTCAGAAATACAATCCGTTTCCCAAAACCATCTATGAGAATGTGGTGTATGGCCTGCGGATTGCCGGGATCAATGACAAAAAAACACTGGATGAAGTGGTCGAAAAAAGTTTGCGAAGAGCCGCCTTGTGGGATGAAGTCAAGGATCGTCAGCACACCTCGGCCTTGGGGCTTTCCGGTGGGCAGATGCAACGCTTATGCATTGCCCGGGCAGTGGCGGTGAACCCCGAAATCATTCTGATGGATGAACCCTGTTCCGCCCTGGATCCACGATCGACCTCCAGAATCGAGGACTTGATCGCTGAGTTGCGCTCAGATTACACCATCATCATTGTGACGCATAACATGCAGCAGGCCTCCAGGGTTTCTGACCACACCGCGTTTTTTTTCGAAGGAAAAATGATCGAGCGCGGACACACGGAAAAAATCTTCACCAGCCCTGACAAAAAACAGACAGAAGATTACATCACCGGACGGTTCGGGTGA
- the phoU gene encoding phosphate signaling complex protein PhoU, protein MLSRLKQEFSRLRRRISGLPGQVIENSLIAVQATNLLPRKEKTDFKRLSKDDSHPGGYPSLMPYMERYMSLHLEREVSRLKKQILALCSMVEESCLKAIQSLEDNDIRLAQSVIGNDDQIDDLEILVEEECMKILALHQPVAVDLRYIVSMLKINNDLERIGDLSVDIAGHVINLQSKPTFVNPVDLKSMAEKVLRMVKDALDALIRLNHRAAYQVCSMDDEVDADCIEIQRALESAIQKDPHHVSALMDVYSMASYLEQMADHAKKVSEDVIYLVEAHIVRHRKWQPQQDKN, encoded by the coding sequence ATGTTATCACGTCTGAAACAGGAATTTTCACGGTTAAGACGCAGGATTTCGGGATTGCCTGGACAGGTCATAGAAAACAGTCTGATTGCGGTTCAGGCCACCAATCTTCTGCCTCGAAAGGAAAAAACAGATTTTAAAAGGTTGTCAAAGGATGACAGCCACCCTGGAGGATATCCCTCACTCATGCCTTATATGGAGCGGTATATGTCATTGCACCTGGAACGGGAAGTTTCCCGTTTAAAAAAACAGATTCTAGCTCTCTGCTCAATGGTGGAAGAAAGTTGCCTCAAGGCAATTCAGTCTTTAGAAGACAACGATATCAGACTGGCACAGTCTGTGATCGGCAATGATGATCAAATTGATGATCTGGAAATACTGGTAGAAGAGGAGTGTATGAAGATCCTGGCACTGCATCAGCCAGTTGCTGTGGATTTGCGCTACATCGTGTCCATGCTGAAAATCAACAACGATCTGGAACGTATTGGAGACCTGTCCGTGGATATTGCTGGACACGTCATTAATTTACAGAGCAAACCAACCTTTGTTAATCCCGTTGATCTGAAGAGCATGGCTGAAAAAGTATTGAGGATGGTCAAAGATGCGCTGGATGCGCTCATTCGCCTGAATCACAGAGCAGCCTATCAGGTTTGCTCCATGGATGATGAGGTAGATGCCGACTGCATCGAGATTCAACGAGCGCTCGAAAGTGCCATACAAAAAGATCCTCACCATGTTTCCGCTCTCATGGATGTGTATTCTATGGCAAGCTATCTGGAACAAATGGCCGATCATGCCAAAAAGGTATCTGAGGATGTGATATATCTCGTGGAAGCGCATATTGTCCGCCACCGGAAATGGCAACCACAACAAGACAAAAACTGA
- a CDS encoding response regulator: MPKENILVVEDEHDIMELITYNLIREGYRVSAVSSGEEALTAIHESPPDLVMLDIMMPGLDGLEVCRRLKADNQTARIPVIMLTSKGRDSDVVRGLEMGADDYIVKPFSNKVVNARIRAVLRRLPAEKDEGEFVQIHDLMINPGKHEVMVHGEPVELTFTEFKILHYLTKHPGWVYTRYQIVEAVRGQDYIVTDRAVDVQIVGLRKKLGSMGKYIETVRGIGYRFREING; the protein is encoded by the coding sequence ATGCCCAAAGAAAATATTCTGGTCGTGGAAGATGAACACGATATTATGGAGCTGATCACTTACAACCTCATCCGTGAAGGCTATCGGGTTTCAGCGGTATCGAGCGGAGAAGAGGCGCTGACCGCGATTCATGAATCGCCTCCGGATCTGGTGATGCTGGATATCATGATGCCGGGACTGGACGGACTTGAAGTGTGTCGCCGGTTGAAGGCAGATAATCAAACCGCGAGAATCCCGGTCATCATGCTCACCTCAAAAGGCCGTGATTCTGATGTGGTCCGGGGTCTGGAAATGGGTGCGGATGATTACATTGTCAAACCGTTCAGCAACAAGGTGGTCAATGCTCGCATCCGTGCGGTTTTACGAAGGCTTCCCGCAGAAAAGGATGAAGGCGAGTTTGTGCAGATCCACGATCTGATGATCAATCCGGGCAAACATGAAGTGATGGTTCATGGAGAGCCTGTGGAACTTACCTTCACGGAGTTTAAAATACTGCATTATCTGACAAAGCATCCGGGCTGGGTTTATACCCGCTATCAAATCGTTGAAGCCGTCAGAGGTCAGGATTATATTGTCACTGACCGGGCCGTTGATGTCCAGATTGTCGGTTTGCGCAAAAAGCTGGGTTCCATGGGCAAATACATCGAAACCGTCCGCGGTATTGGTTACCGGTTCCGTGAAATCAATGGCTAA
- the tesB gene encoding acyl-CoA thioesterase II produces the protein MNVLEELLSLLGLEKIEENLFRGKSQDLGFGNVFGGQVLGQSLSAASRTVEPRLSAHSMQGYFLRAGDSALPIVYQVDCIRDGKSFSTRRVMAIQKGQAIFSMSASFQIAEEGFEHQSSMPEVQGPENFISDQERVRSIKDKIPRVIRDKIICDKPIEIRQINPINPFSPEKQPPLKYSWFRAIDKLPDDPAIHKYMLAYASDFGLLGTALYPHGHTFWEPSMQVTSLDHAMWFHRDFRMDDWLLYVMDSPSASHARGFNRGSIFTREGKLVASTAQEGLIRLRQK, from the coding sequence ATGAATGTTCTGGAAGAATTATTGAGTTTGTTGGGCTTGGAAAAAATTGAAGAAAACCTGTTCAGGGGAAAAAGCCAGGATCTGGGGTTTGGCAATGTTTTTGGGGGTCAGGTTCTGGGTCAATCGCTGTCCGCGGCATCACGCACCGTAGAACCGCGTTTGAGCGCTCACAGCATGCAGGGCTATTTTCTGAGAGCCGGTGACTCAGCCTTGCCGATTGTGTATCAGGTGGATTGTATCCGGGATGGCAAAAGTTTTTCGACACGCCGGGTGATGGCCATTCAAAAAGGACAGGCTATTTTTTCAATGTCCGCCTCATTTCAGATTGCGGAAGAAGGTTTTGAGCATCAGTCATCCATGCCCGAAGTTCAGGGGCCGGAAAATTTCATCTCCGATCAGGAACGTGTACGGAGTATAAAAGATAAAATCCCGCGGGTGATTCGTGACAAAATTATTTGTGACAAGCCGATTGAAATTCGACAGATCAATCCAATCAACCCGTTTTCACCTGAAAAACAGCCTCCACTGAAATATTCCTGGTTCCGTGCGATTGACAAACTGCCAGATGACCCTGCCATTCACAAATACATGCTGGCTTATGCTTCTGATTTCGGCTTGCTGGGTACAGCCCTGTATCCGCATGGACACACCTTCTGGGAACCCTCCATGCAGGTCACCAGTCTGGATCATGCCATGTGGTTTCATCGGGATTTCAGAATGGATGACTGGCTGCTGTATGTGATGGACAGCCCCAGCGCCAGCCATGCGAGGGGCTTCAATCGGGGAAGTATTTTCACTCGTGAGGGCAAATTGGTCGCATCCACCGCACAGGAAGGGTTGATCAGATTGCGGCAAAAATAA